Genomic window (Candidatus Eisenbacteria bacterium):
GAACGCTTCACGATGAATGGCTTGAAGCGGGCGAGCGCCGGCTCGAGTGGGACGGCCGCGATACCGCTGGGACCGATGTCGCACCAGGATTGTACTTCGTCTCCGCGCAAGCGGGTGGCGGGTCGGTGACGACCAGACTCACGCGGGTCCGATAACTCCGTGGAGGGGTGGGTTCATTCGGTCGGATGCGGAGGAACCCGCGGCCGCGCTTCGATCACCTCGGCCCGCGAGCCGTCCGAAGGTGCGGCGGCCGCGGGCGACGATGTGACGGCGCGCTTTCGCCGTGCGAGTGCGATGATCGCGACAGCCGTCGTCCAGGTCGGTGCGATGCCGACGACCGGAATCAGTTCCGCGATGAGGGTGGGCAACAGCGCGATGTGCCAGCCAAGCATCCAGACAAGGGCCACCGCGACTGCCACGTCGAGCGCATCGTTCAGTGGTGAGAGCGCGCCCTCGACGAACAGGGGCAGTGCCGCGAACTGAACGACGTCGGCGGCGATGGCCACGATCCACGCCGCCGGGGACACGGGCCCTGCGAGGGGGCGGTCGCTTTGCTCCTCCGGATCCGACATGTCGGGGACCATACGCTTCTGCGCCGGGTCCTGTCCCCACCTCGTGCCCGCGATGGCGCTTCCCGCGGCCACGTCGGCCGTTCAGGAGTGATTCTGTCCTCTGACCAGCCGGCGCCGGCTGGGGTTTGAGAACGGTCGGCTCGCGTAACAACGCGCAAATAGACTTGGGATCGGCGAGCGGCGCAGTTTGTCTTCGGGAGGACGGAATCGCGTTGGACTTGGGCGGGACTGGCTTGCGTTGGAGCGGCGCAAAGCAGAGCCAGCCCCCTGCTTGCCCGCGGACCCGCCGCTCGGGCATACTCGCCGCCCTCTTACCACCCCTACCCAGGCGGAGCGCCCGGCACCATCCGCAGTCCCGCGTCGCGCGAAGCGGCGCCGGCCCGGACGCCGGGGAACGCCGCCGCAGCGGAGAAGCACCCAGATGAAGGCAGGCATTCATCCGATCTACGAGATGCGCCCGTTCCACTGCTACGGCTGCGGAGCGGAGTGGAGCACGCGCACCACGCTCAAGCCGCACTCCTCGGACGGCAAGGTTCACCTCGACATCTGCTCGAGCTGCCACCCGTTCTTCACCGGCAAGCAGAAGCTGCTCGACAAGGCCGGCCGCGTGGATCGCTTCCGCAAGCGCTACGCGAAGGTCACGGCCGAGAAGGCGGAGAAGTCCGAAGCTTCGAACGGCTAGCGACGCACATCGGGCCTCCGCATGCCGGTCGCACGGCCGCGCGCGGGGGCCCGAGTCTTTGTCCGCGGAGTTCCCCATGCCCTTCCTGCCGGTCGGCGGCCAGGCGGTCGTCGAAGGCGTCATGATGCGCGCGCCGTCGAAGATCGCGGTCGCCGTCCGCCGCGCGGACGGCACCGTCACGTTCATGGACCGCGCGTTCGAATCGGTGACCAGGCGCCATCGCTGGCTCGGCCTGCCGGTCGTGCGCGGTGCGGTGTCGCTCTTCGAGACGATGTACGTCGGCGTCCTCGCGCTCAACTTCAGCGCCGACGAGGCGGTGAAGGACGAGCCGGTGAAGGACGCGGCGCAGGGCGCGAAGGGCGGGCAGGAAGGAAAGGGCGGACTCGGCGCACTGGTCCAGGGCCTGACCCTGCTGCTCGCGCTGGCGTTGGGACTCTTCCTGTTCGTGGTGCTGCCCGCGCGGCTCACGAGCACGCTCGGCTTTCACGGCCGCGTCGCCTTCGGGCTCGTGGACGGGCTCTTCCGGTTGCTCGCGTTCGTCCTCTACCTGCTGCTCATCTCGCAGTGGAAGGAGATGGCGCGCGTGCTCGGCTATCACGGCGCCGAGCACAAGGCGATCCACGCGGTCGAGGCGGGCGTCGAGCTGACCCCGGAGAACGTCCAGCGTTTCCCGCGCCTGCACCCGCGCTGTGGAACGACGTTCCTGTTCCTCGTCGTCGTCATCAGCATCGTCGTGTTCACGTTCGTGGGGCGGCCGACGAACGTGGCGATGCACCTGGTGCGCATCGCCTGCATGCCGCTCATCGCCGGCGTCGCGTTCGAGTTCATCCGGCTTTCGGGCAAGTACTTCGATCGCCCGTGGGTGCGCGCGGTCACCTGGCCCGGCATGCAGTTCCAGCTGCTCACGACCCGCGAGCCCGACCTGGCGATGTGCGAGGTGGCGATCCGCTCGCTCGAGCGCGTGCTCGACGACGCGACCGTGGTGAAGATGCGCGCCGAAGGCGGCATGAAGGAGCTGAGCTTCATCCAATGATGGACGCGAACATGGCCGAGGCGCTGCGGCGCGTGGAGGAACGTTACGCCGAGCTCGAGACGCTGCTCTCCGACCCGGCGGTGGCGACCGACCCGCGTCGGCTGCGCGACCTGTCCCGGGAGCGCGCGCGGCTGCAGGAGACCGTGAACCGTTCCGCCGAGTACCGTGAAGTCGCGAGGACGATCGCCGACGACGAGCAGGCGGCGGCGTCCGGCGACGCCGAGCTGGCCGAGCTGGCCAACGCCGAACTCCCGGGCCTGCGCGAGCGCGAGGCCGCGCTGGGCGAACAGCTCAAGAAGCTGCTGCTGCCGCGCGACCCGGACGACGACAAGAACGTGATCGTCGAAATCCGGGCCGGTACCGGCGGCGACGAGGCGGCGCTGTTCGCCGGCGACCTCTACCGCATGTACTCCAAGTACGCCGACGCGCGCGGCTGGAAGCACGAGGTGATGAGCCTCTCCGAAGCGGCGGTGGGCGGCTACAAGGAAGTGATCTTCACGCTCGAGGGCGAGAGCGTGTACCGCGAGATGAAGTTCGAGTCGGGCGTGCACCGCGTGCAGCGCGTTCCGGCCACCGAGGCGTCGGGCCGCATCCACACCTCGGCCGCGACGGTGGCGGTGCTGCCGGAGGTCGAGGACGTGGACGTGGACATACGCGAGGAGGACCTGCGGGTGGACGTTTATCGCTCGGGCGGCAAGGGCGGCCAGGGCGTCAACACGACCGACTCGGCGGTGCGCATCACGCACCTGCCGACCGGCGTCGTCGTGACCTGCCAGGACGAACGCTCGCAGATCAAGAATCGGGCGAAGGCCATGAAGGTGCTGCGCGCCCGTCTCTACGACGCGAAACTGGCCGAAGCCCAGGCGAAGTACGCGGCGCAGCGAAAGTCGCAGGTCTCGACCGGCGACCGCTCGGCCAAGATCCGCACCTACAACTTCCCTCAGGGCCGCGTGACGGATCACCGCATCAACTTCACGCTGCACTCGCTCGCGAACTTCATGGAGGGCGAGATCGGCGAGATGACCGAGGCGCTGGTGGTGGCCGATGCCGCCGAGCGCCTCGCGGCGCTCGCCGGCGGCGGCTCCTGACCGCGGCCCGGATCGTCGTGCCGCCGGGCGTCCGTCCCCGCGGGTGACGCTTCGCGCACGGCGCGCACGCCTCGCGGGTGCGCAGCGCGGGGCATTCGCGGCGCTCGGTCCCGGCACGTCCCGTGCTGACTCCCCGCACGGGAGGGTCGCTCGGATGAACGAGCCGCTGATGCTCGAGGACTGGGACGGGGAGGAGCCCGCGCCGCGGGAGAAGGTCGCGTTCTGGCCGGCGTGGTGGTGGCCGGTGCTGGTGTGGCTGCCGCTGGACGGCTGGCACTCGCGCTTCGCGCGCGACCTGCCGCGACGGCTGCCCGCGCCGGACGCGCACGCGTGGTCCTCACCGGAGGTGCTTGCGTGGGTGGCGACCGCCGCGGTGCTGCTGGCGGCGCTGGCCGAGGCCGGCTTCTATGGCATGCTGTGGGCCGCGCGCGGGCGGCGGCTGCCGATCGCGGCGGCCACGGTGGCGGTGGTGCAAACGGGCGTGCTCGAGCTGCTGGCGCTGCAGGTGCTCGACGCGGCGCGGCACGGAGCCGGGCCGTGGGCGGCGGCGCTCGCGGGAGCGCGTGCGTTCGCACCCGACGGCGCCGCCGTGGGCGCCATCGCGATCGCGTTCGGCGGCGCCGGGCTGCTGGCGCTGGCGCGTTGCGCGCTGTGGGCGGAGTTTCAGTCCGCACTCACGGGCAGCCGTTTTCGCGAAGCGTTCGCGCTGACGTGCGCGGTGTGGTTCGCGTCGCACCTCGCGCAGTGGTGGCTGATCGAGTTGTGGGTGGGGAGCGCCCTTCCGGGCCGCGGCCCCTCCGGATGAAGGAGCCCGCGTGGCCGAGACCCTCGTGACCCGGATCAACCGCCTCGCGCTCCTGCTCGCGCTGGTGTTGTTCGTCGGGCTCGGAGCGATGTGGTGGAGGGAGCGTACGCGCCACTACGAGACGCCGCGCTGGCCGGACGCCTCGCTCGCGCGCCTGGTGGCGCCGGGGCCCGGCGCGCCCGCGCGGCGCTGGATCGTCGCCGTGAACCCGGAGTGCCCGCACTGCACGGCGCGCCTCGCCGAGCTGCGCCGCGACGGAGCGGCCGACCACGACGGTGCGGCGCTCGGCGTGCTCCTCGTGGACGTGCCGCGGCGGCCCGATTCGCTGGTGGTCGGCGCGGGCCTGGCGGCCGGCGTGTGGTGGGACTCGGCCGGCGCCTGGCGCCGCCGCTGGGGCCGGCGGGTCTACGGCGAGACGCTCGTCTTCGGACCTGACGGAACGCTCGATCGCGTGCTTTCGCCGACGGAGGACCTCGCGCCCCCTGCGCGCTGACGCCTACGGTTCGCCCCCGCGTGTTCATGGAAAGGGGGTGATCCACATGCGGAAGACTTCCCGCCGCTGGCTCGCTGCGGTGACGATGGCGCCGCTGCTGTTCGCTCCGGTGGCGGCCGTTGCGCTCGCTGACGACGGCGAACCGGAGGTCGGCGCGGGCCCGAGGCAGTTCGTCAAGTACTCGTCCTGCGCCGGCGGGCTCGCGCTCGCGCCCAATCCGGGCGCGGCGTTCGCCGCGTTCATGGTGTGTCTGAAGATGTTCATGGACGAGCCGCTCTGATCCACCCGCCCCTCGAGGAACCTGTCATGTCCCGTTTCGATCGTTCGCGCCGCGCCCTCGTGACGCTCGCCCTCGGCGCGCTGCTTCTGGCCCCGCTCTCGACCCGGGCGCTCGCCGGGAGTGAACCGGACACCGGCGAATCCAAGGCCGGCGTGGTCTTCGCCGTCATCTGCGGAGCGAGTGTTTCCATCAACCGCATGGCTCCGGGAACGCCCATCGTGGTCGCCGTCGGAGCGTTCTCGTGCGCGATGATGGTCGCCCTCGCCTGGGCCGAGCCCGACGTGCCGTGACGCAGGCGCCTTTCGCGGGGCCGGCCGCGCCCCGCGGGCGGCGCGTTCGACTATGCTGACCGCATGATCCCTCCGACCGTGGCGGCCGCGCTGCGTGCGGCCGAGGCGCGCCTGGCGCACGGCAGCGAGTCGCCGCGCTCCGATGCCGCCGAACTGCTGAGCCGCCTGCTGGGCACCGGCCGCGGTGAACTGCGCGCGCTCGGCGCGCGGACGCTGGACGGAGTGCAGGCCGCAACGCTCGAAGCCTGGCTCGCGCGTCGCGAACGAGGCGAACCGGTGCAGTACATCACCGGCCGTGCGGCGTTCCGGCGGCTGGACCTCGCGGTGGATCGCCGCGTGCTCGTGCCGCGGCCCGAGACGGAGGGCCTGGTCGAGGCGGTGCTCGACGCGCTCGCGGCCGAGCGCGACCGCTGGCCGGCTCCGCGGGTGCTCGATCTCGGCACGGGCTCGGGGGCGATCGCGCTCGCCATCGCGGATGAACTGCCGGCGGCCGTCGTGACCGCGACCGACGCCTCGGACGGTGCGCTCGCGCTGGCGCGCGAGAACGCCGCCTCTTGCGGGCTCGCGGCTCGGGTCGCCTTCGCCGAAGGCCGCTGGTTCGGCGCGGTCGCGCAGGACGAACGCTTCGAGGTCGTCGTCTCGAACCCGCCGTACATCGCCGAGTCCGAAGCCGCCGAACTGCCGCGGGACGTTCGCGAGTGGGAGCCCGCGGCCGCGCTTTACTCGGGCGGGGGCGGGCTCGAAGACCTGCGCGAGATCGTGGACGACGCCCCGCGGCACCTGGTCGCCGGCGGGCTGCTGGCGCTCGAGCTGGCCGAGAATCGCGCGCGCGAGGTCGCGGCGTGGTTCGAGGGCGCGCACGACTGGTCCGGCGCGCGGTTGCTCGACGACCTCTCCGGGCGCCCGCGCGTGCTGCTCGCGCGGCGCGAGCGCGGCCCCGCCATCGCTCCGGCGCAGTGGGACGAGGAGCGATAAGCGAGACTCAACGCGGCGCGCGTCACCGCGTGTCCGGCGTCGCGAGCCGGCGGGAGGTGCGCTATCGTGCGTGCCCCGGGTCGCACGCCCTTCATCGGTTCCCCGGAGGCGTACTTCATGAGCGACATCTCGCAGCGCGGCTACGCGCACCCCGACGTGCTGGTCAGCACCGACTGGGTCGCGGCGCACCTCGCCGATCCCGGCGTGCGCGTCGTCGAGTCCAACGAAGACCCGCTACTCTATCCGTCCGGCCACGTTCCCGGCGCCGTCGAAGTGGACTGGGCCGCCGACCTGAACGATCCCGTGCGCCGGGACTACCTGGACCGCGGCGCGTTCGAGTCGCTCATGTCGCGCATCGGCGTGACGCGCGAGACGACGGTGGTCTTCTACGGCGACAAGAGCAATTGGTGGGCGTGTTACGCGTTCTGGATCTTCCAGCTCTTCGGGCACACGCACGCCCGCGTCATGGACGGCGGCCGGCTCAAGTGGGAGCGCGAGGGCCGCACGCTGACGCGCGAGAAGCCGGCCATCGCTCCGACTTCTTACACCGCGCCCGAACGCGACGACACCCACATCCGCGCGTTCCGCGACCAGGTCCTGCGCCATCAGGCGGCGGGGCTGCCGCTCGTGGACGTTCGCAGCCCGCAGGAGTTCAGCGGGGAACGTACGCACATGCCCGAGTATCCGCAGGAAGGCGTGCTTCGCGGCGGCCACATTCCCGGCGCGAAGAACGTGCCGTGGGCACGCGCCGCGAACCCCGAGGACGGGACGTTCAAGCCGGCGGGCGACCTGCGGCGGATCTACGAGGGCGAGGCCGGCCTCGGAAGCGGCGACGACGTCATCGCCTACTGCCGCATCGGCGAGCGCAGCAGCCACACCTGGTTCGTGCTCACCTACCTGCTCGGCTACCCGCGCGTGCGCAACTACGACGGGAGCTGGACCGAGTGGGGCAACTCCGTCGGCCTGCCGATCCAGCGCGGATGAACGGCGTACCCGCCATGCCCGCGCCGCTCGCCGCGCTCGCGGCCGAGTTCGAGCGCATGGATCGCGGCCTGCGCACCGAATCGCTGATCGACTACGCCGACCAGTTCGAGGAGGTCGCTCCGGAGATCGCGAGGCGGCCCTTCCCGGAGCTGAACCGGGCGCCCCGCTGCGAGTCGGAGGCCTACGTGTTCGCGACCGACCGGCCCGACGGAACGCTCGACTTTCACTTCGCGGTCGAAAACCCGCAGGGCCTGTCGGCGAAGGCGTGGGCGGTGATCGTGCGGGAGACCTGTTCCGGTCAGCCGCTCGAGCAGGTGGCGGCCGCGCCGCAGGACGTCATCTACCGCATCTTCGGCCGCGACCTGTCCATGGGGAAGGGCCAGGGCCTGATCGGCATGATGGAGCTGGTGCAGCACGCCGCCCGCGTGCGCATCGAGTGGAAGCGGCGGCACGCGGCCGGGCTCGAGGGCTGACGTCCCGGGGCGCGCGCCTCAGGCGACGAGCCGCGCCCCCCAGACGATCAGCAGCGCCGCTCCGTGCGCGACGGCCCACGCGCGCAGCCAGGCCCGCGGCGGACGCCAGCCGCGGACCAGCGCGAGCGGCGCGAGCAGCCACAGCAGGGCGGCTTCGGCCGCCAGCGGCGCGGCGAGCGGATGCTTCGCGAGCGAGGCGGCCGGCCGGCCGTGCGCGAGCAGCGAGAGCGCCCGCGTCATGCCGCAGGTCGGACACTCGACGTGCGTGACCCGACGGAACAGGCACACGGACCAGGCGGCGTCCTCCGGCGGAGTCCAGGCCGCGAGCAGCAGCCAGGCGCCGAGCATCGCCAGCCCGGCGTTTCGCCACGTCCGCCAGGCCCGCCCGCGAGCCGCGGCGCGCGGGCCCGCGCAGGCCAGCGGGGGGGAGCCGGCGGACATGCGCTTCAGTGCCCCGCCATGTGCGGGTTTCGCGCTCCGGCGCGAATCGCGACCGCGACCGTGTTCGAGCGGGTCGGAATCGGACAGTTGTAGTGGTCGCTGAACGCGCACGCCGGGTTGTAGGCGAGGTTGAAGTCGAGCAGCCAGCGCCCGTCGCCGAGCGGCTCGGGGTCGAGGTAGCGGCCGACGCCGTAGGACTCCCGCCCGGTCGTCGCGTCGCGGAAGAAGATGCTGATGGAGTTCTCGTCCACGCCCGGCTCGAGCAGGCGCTGCGCTTCGAAGCGGCACGGCTTGCCGCCGACGAGCAGGTCGAACCAGCCCACGCGCAGGGCGCGGCGCTCGTTGCCCCGCGTCGAGAGGATCACGACCGTGTCGGCCTTCGGGTCCGGCACGAGCGGGGCGACGAAGCGGTAGGCGAAGTTCACCGGGAACCACGGCATCGGCTTGTAGTCCGCGAAGCGGGGGCTCTTCGGGTCGAACACGATGATGGCCGGGTAGCGCTGGTGCGACAGCCGCACCGACCAGCGGCCGACGCGCAGCATCGAGGGCGGCAGGACCACGTCGCGCACCGCGTCGTGGCCGGCGGTGACGACGCCGACGGGATCCAGGGCCTCGACGTGGAACGAGTCGCCGACCACGGTCGCGCGCAGCGCGTGCGCCGGCATCCCGGGGTCCTCGATGCGAACGTCGCAGTCCGCCGCGCTGCCGACGACGAGCGTGCTCCTGCGCAGGTAGTCCACGCGCCGGACGGTCGCGAGGTACGAAGTCGGGCTGGTGCGAAGCGCTTCGTTGTCCTCGGCGCGGCCCTGCTCGATGAGTCGTGCGAGCGAGTCCCGCTCGGCGGCGGACAGGCGCTCCGGCCGCACGGGTTTCGCCAGCGCGGCGGGCGCCGTCAAGATATGGACGGCGAACAGCAGGGCGAGCGACGCGACGACTTCGCGGCCCGCGGCGGGCACTCTCATGCGATCTCCTCGGGAATCCGGCCGGGTGGGACGGCGGGGAGCATAGGGGCCGGCGGCCGGGATGCGAAACCCTTCGAGAACGGGCAGCTCCGGGCGGGCGCGTTCCGCCACGTGCGTCGCGTGCGCCTCACGAATCCACGGAGCCGATCGCTCGCAGGACGGTTGCGCCGGCCCGCCCGGCTGCCGATAATCCCGCCGACTTCCCTTCACGGCGATTCGCGAGGCCCGGGACGGCCGCGTTCGGATCGCCGACCTTCCCAGGGGCCAGCACATGGACGTCGCCTCTTCGCGCCCGCAGCGCAGGGCCACCGATTCGGACACCGGAACCATGGACGCACTCGTCATCCAGGGCGGCCGCCCGCTGCACGGCCGCGTCGCCGTCAGCGGCGCCAAGAACGCCGCGCTGCCCGTCATGGCCGCGACGCTGCTCGCGCCGGGCGTGCACCGGCTGCGCAACTGTCCGCAGCTCGCCGACACGCGCACGTTCGGCCGGGTGCTCGAGACGCTCGGCGCCGGGGTTTCGTTCGCGGGCGGCACGTGCACCATTGACACGACGAACGTCAGCAGCGTCGAGGCGCCCTACGAGCTGGTGAAGACGATGCGCGCCAGCATCTACGTGCTCGGGCCGCTGCTCGCCCGCTTCGGCGCCGCGCGCGTCTCGCTGCCCGGCGGCTGCGCGTGGGGGCCGCGACCGGTGAATCTGCACCTCACCGGGCTGCAGGCCATGGGCGCGCAGCTCGACATCGAGCACGGCTACATCGTCGGCAAGGGCGTCGCGCTGCACGGCGCGAACTTCAACTTCGACGTGGTCAGCGTCGGCGCGACGGCGCAGCTCATGATGGCCGCGACGCTCGCCGAGGGCACGACCGTGCTCGAGAACGTCGCGATCGAGCCCGACATCACCGTGCTCGGCGACGTGCTCGTCGCCTGCGGCGCGCGCATCGAGGGCCTCGGATCGCGCCGGGTGACGATCCACGGCGTCCGCTCGCTGCGGCCCATCGACACCGCGATCATCGCCGACCGCATCGAGGCCGCGACCTTCGCCGCGGCGGCGGCGATGACCGGCGGCTCCATCACGCTCGAGAACGTAGTGCCCGATCATTTCGAGGCGTCGCTCAGGAAGCTCGAGGAAACGGGCTGCTCGATCGTGCGCGAGCACGACGAGGTCACGGTCAGCGGACCGAAGCGGCCGCACGCGGCCGACGTCACGACCGCGCCGTTCCCCGGCTTTCCCACCGACATGCAGGCGCAGATGATGGCCGTCGCGGCCATCGCCGACGGCACGAGCGTGATCACCGACACCATCTACCTCGACCGTTTCTCGCACGTGCCCGAGCTGGGACGCATGGGCGCGGACATCGACCTCAAGGGGAACGTCGCGGTCGTCAAGGGCGTCGGGCGATTGTCGGGCGCGCCGGTCATGGCGACCGACCTGCGCGCGAGCGCCGCGCTCGCCCTGGCGGCGCTGGTGGCCGAGGGCGAGACGAAGATCTCCCGCATCTACCACCTCGATCGCGGCTACGAGAACTTCGACGCCAAGCTGACCTCGCTCGGCGCGCGCGTCGAGCGCATCCGCGAATGACGCCGCGCGGGCC
Coding sequences:
- the rpmE gene encoding 50S ribosomal protein L31, producing the protein MKAGIHPIYEMRPFHCYGCGAEWSTRTTLKPHSSDGKVHLDICSSCHPFFTGKQKLLDKAGRVDRFRKRYAKVTAEKAEKSEASNG
- a CDS encoding DUF1385 domain-containing protein, giving the protein MPFLPVGGQAVVEGVMMRAPSKIAVAVRRADGTVTFMDRAFESVTRRHRWLGLPVVRGAVSLFETMYVGVLALNFSADEAVKDEPVKDAAQGAKGGQEGKGGLGALVQGLTLLLALALGLFLFVVLPARLTSTLGFHGRVAFGLVDGLFRLLAFVLYLLLISQWKEMARVLGYHGAEHKAIHAVEAGVELTPENVQRFPRLHPRCGTTFLFLVVVISIVVFTFVGRPTNVAMHLVRIACMPLIAGVAFEFIRLSGKYFDRPWVRAVTWPGMQFQLLTTREPDLAMCEVAIRSLERVLDDATVVKMRAEGGMKELSFIQ
- the prfA gene encoding peptide chain release factor 1, coding for MAEALRRVEERYAELETLLSDPAVATDPRRLRDLSRERARLQETVNRSAEYREVARTIADDEQAAASGDAELAELANAELPGLREREAALGEQLKKLLLPRDPDDDKNVIVEIRAGTGGDEAALFAGDLYRMYSKYADARGWKHEVMSLSEAAVGGYKEVIFTLEGESVYREMKFESGVHRVQRVPATEASGRIHTSAATVAVLPEVEDVDVDIREEDLRVDVYRSGGKGGQGVNTTDSAVRITHLPTGVVVTCQDERSQIKNRAKAMKVLRARLYDAKLAEAQAKYAAQRKSQVSTGDRSAKIRTYNFPQGRVTDHRINFTLHSLANFMEGEIGEMTEALVVADAAERLAALAGGGS
- the prmC gene encoding peptide chain release factor N(5)-glutamine methyltransferase translates to MPPTVAAALRAAEARLAHGSESPRSDAAELLSRLLGTGRGELRALGARTLDGVQAATLEAWLARRERGEPVQYITGRAAFRRLDLAVDRRVLVPRPETEGLVEAVLDALAAERDRWPAPRVLDLGTGSGAIALAIADELPAAVVTATDASDGALALARENAASCGLAARVAFAEGRWFGAVAQDERFEVVVSNPPYIAESEAAELPRDVREWEPAAALYSGGGGLEDLREIVDDAPRHLVAGGLLALELAENRAREVAAWFEGAHDWSGARLLDDLSGRPRVLLARRERGPAIAPAQWDEER
- a CDS encoding sulfurtransferase, which produces MSDISQRGYAHPDVLVSTDWVAAHLADPGVRVVESNEDPLLYPSGHVPGAVEVDWAADLNDPVRRDYLDRGAFESLMSRIGVTRETTVVFYGDKSNWWACYAFWIFQLFGHTHARVMDGGRLKWEREGRTLTREKPAIAPTSYTAPERDDTHIRAFRDQVLRHQAAGLPLVDVRSPQEFSGERTHMPEYPQEGVLRGGHIPGAKNVPWARAANPEDGTFKPAGDLRRIYEGEAGLGSGDDVIAYCRIGERSSHTWFVLTYLLGYPRVRNYDGSWTEWGNSVGLPIQRG
- a CDS encoding SufE family protein; this translates as MNGVPAMPAPLAALAAEFERMDRGLRTESLIDYADQFEEVAPEIARRPFPELNRAPRCESEAYVFATDRPDGTLDFHFAVENPQGLSAKAWAVIVRETCSGQPLEQVAAAPQDVIYRIFGRDLSMGKGQGLIGMMELVQHAARVRIEWKRRHAAGLEG
- a CDS encoding DUF2752 domain-containing protein; translation: MSAGSPPLACAGPRAAARGRAWRTWRNAGLAMLGAWLLLAAWTPPEDAAWSVCLFRRVTHVECPTCGMTRALSLLAHGRPAASLAKHPLAAPLAAEAALLWLLAPLALVRGWRPPRAWLRAWAVAHGAALLIVWGARLVA
- a CDS encoding DUF1684 domain-containing protein; the encoded protein is MRVPAAGREVVASLALLFAVHILTAPAALAKPVRPERLSAAERDSLARLIEQGRAEDNEALRTSPTSYLATVRRVDYLRRSTLVVGSAADCDVRIEDPGMPAHALRATVVGDSFHVEALDPVGVVTAGHDAVRDVVLPPSMLRVGRWSVRLSHQRYPAIIVFDPKSPRFADYKPMPWFPVNFAYRFVAPLVPDPKADTVVILSTRGNERRALRVGWFDLLVGGKPCRFEAQRLLEPGVDENSISIFFRDATTGRESYGVGRYLDPEPLGDGRWLLDFNLAYNPACAFSDHYNCPIPTRSNTVAVAIRAGARNPHMAGH
- the murA gene encoding UDP-N-acetylglucosamine 1-carboxyvinyltransferase; amino-acid sequence: MDALVIQGGRPLHGRVAVSGAKNAALPVMAATLLAPGVHRLRNCPQLADTRTFGRVLETLGAGVSFAGGTCTIDTTNVSSVEAPYELVKTMRASIYVLGPLLARFGAARVSLPGGCAWGPRPVNLHLTGLQAMGAQLDIEHGYIVGKGVALHGANFNFDVVSVGATAQLMMAATLAEGTTVLENVAIEPDITVLGDVLVACGARIEGLGSRRVTIHGVRSLRPIDTAIIADRIEAATFAAAAAMTGGSITLENVVPDHFEASLRKLEETGCSIVREHDEVTVSGPKRPHAADVTTAPFPGFPTDMQAQMMAVAAIADGTSVITDTIYLDRFSHVPELGRMGADIDLKGNVAVVKGVGRLSGAPVMATDLRASAALALAALVAEGETKISRIYHLDRGYENFDAKLTSLGARVERIRE